The Bacteroidota bacterium DNA window TTTACCGCCGATAGAGTCGCGCAGAGAGCGTTCGACTTCGTAGTCGGTGGTGAATCCGTTGCCGCCAAAAATCTGCACCGTGTCCATTGCCGTTTGCACGAGGGCCTCGCTGACAAATACTTTTGTCATACAGGCGTCGATGGCTACGTCGCGTGCCTTGTCGAGCCGTGTTGCTGCGTTGTAAGAGAGCAACCGAGAGGCTTCGAGGCGGACCTGCATATCTACAATTTTATTAGATACGGCTTCGTAGGAGCTGATTTTTTGGCCAAAGGCTTCGCGTTCTTGCGCGTAGTTGATGGATTTCTCCATCAGGCGTTGCATGGTGCCACAGTGTTTGGCGCCAATAACGACGCGCTCCCATTCCATGGATTGGGTAAAGATGCTGGTGCCGGCACCTTCGCCGCCCAACAGGGCTTCTTCCGGGAGCCACATGTCTTCCAGCACAATTTCGCCAATGGGTGATGTACGCAGTCCCATTTTCTCGAATTTCTGTCCGGGCGAGAATCCTTCAGTCTCTTTATCTACCAGAAATACAGACGTGCCGCCATAGTATCCTTTCTCGGGATCCGTTACAGCATAGAGAATAGCCAGGTCAGCAACAGGGCCATTTGTACTCCAGATTTTTGTACCGTTGATGCGGTAACCATTGCCATCTTTGATCGCCCGAGATTTCATGTTGTAGGCATCTGACCCAGAGCCCGGTTCAGACATGGCATTCACGGCGATCAGTTTGCCGCTGCTCAAGAGGGGCAAATACTTTTGTTTTTGCTCTTCTGTACCGTGGTTAATGATTGGGATAACACAGGCAAGCAGATGGGCGCAAATCGAGAAAGAGAGGCCGCCGTCCTGGCATCCGTAGCCAAGGGCGTCGAGGGCAATAGCTGTAGAGAGGGCATCGAGGCCGGCGCCGCCGTACTCTTCCGGTACGGGCAGGCCCTGCAATCCCATTTCACCACATTTGAGCCAGAGGTCTTTGGGAAATTCCTGGGCTCTGTCCCGCTCAATAATATCTTTGTTCAGTTCTTGCTTTGCGAAGTTGATAATTTCATCGCGGAGCATTTGCTGATCTTCAGTCAGAGAGAAATTCATAGGTCGACTAGGGTAGAAATCTTGGAACACTAATTACTTACAGTGTTGAGGTGCAATCAAAAATGAGTCGTTCCATCGAAGGGGTAAATCGGATCTTTCATGTTTTTCTAACACATAAAAGCGTCAGGGCAAAAACCACACCGCTCTGTGAGGGCATTCTCTGGTCGATACGTTACTATTTGTTAGGCATTCGCGGCCCATGTGGTGTAATAAATATAAGGTTCGATTTTGTTGATGTCGTGACAACCGATACCTTGTTCAGCCTCACCCAATGCCTCTTTTTGAACTTATATGACCGACGTTTCCGTGTCTGAAAAACAGCGCTCAACCACTTTTCGCAATACCCTGTTTGGTGCCGGTGTTTTACTGGTTGCCTTGATCTTTGCAGGCCGGCAAAAGCCTGTCGATACGACGATCAAAGCGAAATCGTTTGGTGCTGAACTGGATGAATCGCTGCGTGCTTCGGAATCGCAATATGATGACATTATAGCCGGTACAGAAAAGAAAATTGTATGGGCAAGCGAGGCGCAAGAAAAGACACCGATTTCCATTGTATACATTCACGGTTTTTCTGCTACCCGTCAGGAGACTGCACCGCTTTCCGATACGCTTGCGGAGCGGTTTGGAGCCAACCTGTTCTATACCCGTCTCACCGGCCACGGTCGGCCGGGAGAAGCCATGGGAGAAGCTACAGTAAATGACTGGTTGAATGATGCCCATGAGGCCCTGGAAATTGGCCGCCAGATCGGTGAAAAGGTAATTGTAATTGGCACATCTACCGGCGGTACACTTGCTACATGGCTTGCTGCACAGGAAGATACTGATGGACTTGCGGGTGTTGTATTGATCTCGCCCAACTACTGGCTCCGCGCGCCAGGTGCTGGTTTAATGCTGATGCCGTGGGGGAAACAGATTTTACACGCTATCCAGGGCACAACTTACGAATGGGAGCCGCAGAATACGGATCATGGGAAGTACTGGACAAATTCGTACCCCAGTAGCTCCCTTCATGAGATGATGCGTTTGCTCGATTATGTAAACAATATGGAGCTTGAGCAAATTTCGGTGCCGGCGCTTTTTGTTTATTCCCCGAATGATCAGGTTGTTAATCCAATTGAAATAGAAGCTACGTTTGCGCGGTTTGGCTCGGAAAATAAAAAGTTGGAAGCTATCGAAGAAGTAGAAGACCGTAGTAACCACGTACTCGCTGGTCGGATTTTGTCGCCTGCATCAACGCTGCCGATAGCATCAACCATTTCGGCCTTTGTTGCAGAATTGTAGGTTTGGTGCAACGTACAACCGCGTACGGACTGAGCGTTTATTGAAATAACAAAAGCCGGCTTCTGCGCAAGAAGCCGGCTTTTGTTTGAAGTTCAGGGTACAACCGGGGCTATTGCTCGGTTACTTCGTCTGCTGCAAGCGAACCAATGTACTCCCAGTCTTCCTGGGCTTCCATGGCTACAGTTACATAAACCGTGCTGTCGTCAACTTTTACATCTGCCATGCCACGGCTTTCGAGTTGCGCGACAATCTGCGAGTGATCCAGGCGGTACATGCCACCAGTTGAGTGGTCTATGATCAACCCAATTGGGCCGCCCAACAGGATGTTACCAATCGCCCATTTAGACCATTTGCGGTCTACGATAATCTGAAAGTTTTCGTAGCCCGCGAGGCTGACACTGATTGTGTGGTTGTTTCTGCGTGGCAATTCAACCGTAACCGGGGTGATCCCGTATTCCGTTCCGTTGACCGTCACCTCTGCACCAACCGGGTTGCTGGAGATGTCGAGGTTTTGCATGCCGCCGTGTTTGAGGGTACCACAACCAGATATCAAAATGGCCATGCAAACGCACAGCGATGAAATAAGCTTTTTCATACGTTCTTTCCTAGAGTTGGAGAGGAATAAATGAGGCGTCCAGGTCTTGTTTGAGTGTCTGGAAAACCTATCCCTTGTCCGGTACGGGGGGAGCCTGTCGTGTGAGGGGAGACAGACCAGTTCAAGGGGTATCGGCAGATTTGCCTTTTACTGAAGAGGAGGATGTGACGTTAACAAAAAAAGCTTCGCCGGGGTCCCCCGACGAAGCTCTTTTTATAGAAAAAATATATGTAAACCGCTAATTGGTTTATTTGCCAGCAAGTGTCCGAAAAAAGACGGGACGTCTGGCTTTGGGTAACGTGATTTTTACCATTGGTATACCTTAGCGAGTTATTGTTTAAAGAACAGCAGAAAGCCGGTTTACGGACCTGCAGACTGCAATTACGCCCCTTGGTACGATTCGTCGGCATAAAGTTTCAGGTGGGAAGCCCTTCCATTTTTATGAATAAATTTTGGAAGTGCTTTCTTTGTCATCCCTTCAAAAAAGTCATTGTTTTACGATGCATAAATGGAAAAAAAGCCGGCTGAGCAAGAAGATAAACAGGCACCCCAGTACCTCCTGACTTCCTTATAGCTATGAGCAAAACATATTTTTATATCGATGAGCGGCAGCATGTTCGAGATGCCCGCGGGAAACGGATACGGCCTGACAAGCAGGGCCGGTACTGGATTCGTGTACCCAGGCGTGAAGAACCGTCGGAAGAAGAGCTCATGTTTTACTGGTGGCGGTTTGTTGTGTTGTTGTTTTACCCGGTATTCTGGGTGCGTGATGTGATGCTGGCTGTTTTTGGGAAAGCGAGTTATTTTGAGCGTCGCATAGAAACGCTACAATCATTTCAGGGCTACTTGCAGAAACACGAAGACACGCTCAATTCTGATACTTTGAATCCATAGCACTACTCCTGAGAGAGTAATCTGCTGAAAACGTCCGTTTTTCACTGCGGGAAATGCAATTCTTTTGCGCAAGTGATGATGTCTGAACGCAAATCGGAGCACACCTGCGAATTTGACACATCAAACGTAAGAGAATATGAACACGAAGATTTCAAACAGATTATTATTTGTTAGCCTGTTGCTGTGTAGCCTTGTAGCTGTTAATGCCCAGGCACAGGAAATAGAATGGGCTGTAGCAGCGCAGAGCATGAATGAGGAGCTTGCAACGGCTGTAAGCGCTGATGCAAACTATATCTATCACGCCGGCGACCTGGATGGCCGGGTGATTTTTGGCGATGGCGACCGTAATGAAACGCTTGTTGCCGGACAAAATTATGTAGCCCGGTATACCCATAGTGGAGCAGTTGATTGGGTAGCTGGCATTCTTTCTGATAGCTTCCCGCTACGCATCACCAGTATGGACAGTGACCCTGCTGGGAATGTGTATATCGCGGGCGAAGTGGAGAATGGCAGTGTTCACACCTTTGGTTCCGGCGAGCCGAACGAAGCAACGCTGGATTCTGGCTTTAATGCTACCGATGCCTTCATTGCAAAATTTAGTAACACGGGGGCATTTGAGTGGGTTCGGTCAGGGGGGATCAATGAGCAGAATGGCGCCCGCGATATCGTCGTGGACAAATATGGTGGCAGCCATACGATTGGCTACTACCGCACAAACATCATCTTTGGTGCTGAGGGCATGACGCCGGCTGTTGAGCTGCTTAGCGAAGGCGGAGAACTGGACAACGACCTCTTTATCGTGAAATTCGATACCCATGGTGACCTGGTTTGGGCGCGCACAGCGGGTAGTGCCATTGGTTCGGATACGGGATTATCCATTGATCTCGATCACAAAAATAACATCTATGCTGCCGGCCACATCTACCGCGGCGGTGTGTTTGGCAAAGGAACCAAGGCTGAAAAGGTGGTTGCCACACAAGGGCAAAGCGATGGGTTTCTTGCACGGTTTACGCCGACTGGAAGACCGATCTGGGTTGTGACAATGGGCGGGGCTTCTTTTGACCAGGCCAGTGATCTGGTTAATAAAAAAGGCAAAACCGTGGTTGTTGGCACCTTTAATGAGACGGCTACTTTTGGTTCAACCGACGGTGCAACGCAGCAATTGGTCGAAGCAAGCTTCCGTAATGTGTTTGTTGCGCGATACAACCGGGCAGGTGAACTTGCCTGGGTGAATCCTATCTATCAGGACAATGATTTTGATGGTTCCAGGGATGTAGGGTATGGAGAAGGGAGCCAGAGCTGTGTGATGGGTAACCATTTTGATGCTGCCACGTTCGGAGCCGGCGAAGCCAACGAAGTTACGCTAAACTCACCCGGTGATGCAGATATGTACTTTGCCTGCTACTCGGGCAACGGCGTATTCCAGTGGGTAGAGCCTGATCCTGCATCGCTTAAGGCAGGCACCATGACGAGTGATGGTGAGATCATTGTTGCTGGCGGTTATCAGAATAACACCTTTTTTGGTCCGCTTGACCCCAATGATGAGTTGCTGCTTAACGCAGGGGCACGCGATATTTTTCTTGCGAAGTACCTGAGTTTACCCCCTGAATTTGGTTTTACAACCGAAGCTAAAATCCAGACGGACGAACTTAAAGTTGAGGCACAGACTTCATCATTCACCCTGTTTGGTAACTATCCCAACCCGTTTAATCCGCAGACAACAATTCGCTTTGGATTGAACAGTACAGCGCAAGTGAATCTGCAGGTATACGACATGACGGGCCGGCTGGTATCTACGTTGGTAAGTGGTACGCTTGACGCTGGCAACCATGAAGTGACTTTCGAGGCTGCTGACTTGCCTAGCGGCATGTACGTTTATCGCCTGGCAACACCTGATGCACAGGTCACGCGGTTGATGTCTTTGCTGAAGTGATGTGCCAAAATTGATGCCTGAAACAGGCTCGGAACATACCTATCAGAAAACCCGTCGGGTCTCCAAGACCCAACGGGTTTTTAGTATAGACGTATTGCGGATATGAAAAATACCCTCTAACACAACTGTTAAGCCGGCGCCCTAAAACGGTATTAGCTCAAACGTGTTAAGGATATGCTGATGCAGCGCAGACTGTGAATCGATAGCGGCTGCGGTGCTTTCAATTTTAACCTCAAAGCATCGCGCCTGGTGGACAAATGCAAAGACATGCCCGATAGTCGTTAGTTCAGCCTGGAACGATTGATACTGGTAAGATTGACCGTGTGCTCGCGACAACCCAGCAGGCATGTCAACAGGAGCCAGTTTATGTTGCAAGATGAGGCGCGCATCCTCTTTTACCAGCGGTTTTGTCTGGAAAAGATTGAGGCGGTGCTGCCGGCAAAGCCATTGCTTGTAGAGCGTATTGGCCCGGTTTACAAAAATGGTAAGATTATGCATCGTATAGGCCTCAGCAGCAGGGAGCCGCATGGAGTCTACCTGGATACTTGAAAACCTGCCTACTGCATTCCAAATCGCATCTTTGTCTGGCTTGTCGTACACCCACCCAAACTGCTTAATAAACGCTGCCTTGGTCGTCGTTTGAAGCCCATCGTGTTGCCAGGTATCTGGTACACTAAAACCGAGGCCTATGGCCGCATAATCACTTGCCAGGGGTTGGCCGGCAGCCGGGATTGGCGCGGCGAAAAGGCACCCTGCAAATACGATCCAGGATAGCCGGCAAAAGTATGTTAATAAATGGGCGTGCATGTCAGGTTTTAGGACAGCTTTTCGACTGTGGAGATGACACCTCTTTAACCATCTAATCTCTATCAAGTCATGAAAAAGTCAGAACTGGAAATCGGAAGGTCGCAATTCCGACAGCTACTGTTAACAAATCCTAACTATTTTGGTACCAACGCGGAATGTGGGCTGAAACTTGTTCAAGCTATTCAGCAAAATACCAAGTATGAAGAAATCGGTTGCGTTGGATATGATCCTAAATTTGATCGGCTCGAAGCGGTTGTATATATCAACCAGCCGTTTGGGTATGGCGGCGATATCTGCTCAGCCGGCACGCCGGAGTACGTTCGTTTTTACCTGTCGTTTGACAATGGTGGGTCCTGGGAAGATCAGGGCCTTGTAAGTTTCAGGGCATACAACATCCCCGAAGGCACCGTGGGCACAGAGCGTCTGGAATATGCCGTATCGTTGCCCATCGATGGTATGCGCCGATTCTGTGCGTTTACCGGCGTGGTATTATGTCGGGCGATTCTTTCCTGGAATAACGCGCCGGCACCCGATACACCAGACTTTATACCCGTTTGGGGCGGCGTTCACGATACACATCTTCTCACCGAGCCATACAAGCTGATTACAGTCCCCGGCCTGTTTGAGGCTGCACAAATAGACATCCCCGATGTCATCCTGACACAGGTAGATGCGGCGCAGCAAATCAAACTGAAAGAGCCTGTTGCATTATCCGTTTCGGAACTGGCAGCAAAATACGCCAAACTGAAAGTCCAGCCCGCACGTTTTGCGTTCCAGGAGGCGCAAAAGTTGCTCAATATATCAAGCGATTTACCCATTGACCTTGCGCTAGCCAACAGTCCACTGGGCTCGCTTGATATTGATATCTCCGACATCATTTTGCCGCCGCCAGATGTAGATGGCAACACAACCTACGAAGAACTGGAATGTGTAGGCTTGTATCCGAATGAAGACCTGCTGGTTGGTACATTTCGCGTCAAGCGTTCAGCCGGCTACAGTGGCGGGCCTTGCACGGCCGGCAGTACCGAGTACGTCACATTCTGGGGCGATTTCAATAACAATGGGATTTATGAGAAATACCTCGGCACGGCTTCTGTTAAAGTTTACGATTATGACAACATTCCGGAAGAGGGCCTCGAATACGCCGTAACCTTACCTGTTGATTTGTCCATGTACAGGCAACCATGTGAAGACGGCCCGCGGTTGGCCGGCATTCGCGCAATTCTCTCATGGAATCAACCACCCGATCCAACCAATCCCAATTATGTACCGGTATGGGGGAATCGCGAAGAAACAACCGTTCACATTGCACCCGGACCAGACATCAATGCCCCAGGAGCCTATATCTCCATTATGGGTGGCATTCCGGTAGGCATGATCAATGATGTGTCGGGAGAGACAACAGCCGATGCTTTGTTTGCGCTCAACGGATTAGCAGCAGACAACCTGGGCCGGCCCTGTCCATTTGGTGGGCGCGTTGTGTTACAGGGGCCCCAATTCCAAAACTACAAGTACCGGGTCAGTGTGCGAGAAATAGGTACGGCTGCCTGGACGCCGGTTACCAACCGTTTTCTGATTACAAACCTGAATGGGATTGCGTCGTGGCATGAAGCTGATATTGCAGGGATGTTTACCTTCCCGGGACACCAGCAAAATATCACCAGTACACTTGCCTGGTGGAATTCATCTGGCGACGAGCGCTTTGAAGTGCGCCTCGAGGTCTTCGATCCGACAGGTACGGTGTTACAAGGTGTGGATGTACATGTGATTCAGCTTGATAATACCGGGCCATCAGCAGAAATCGACATCACAAGTGGTGCCGGCAACTGTGGTAAATTCCAAATTGGCGACACCATTTCTGGTATCTTCAAAGCCAGAGATGAGAACTTTGGAGGATATAGCATTACGGTGCTGCCAACAGACGTAGGGGCAAATGCTGTGTCTCCTGCGAATGGGACTGTACAAACCTCAATTGCTGGCAATAGCTGGTCGCTCGACACGACCGACATGATAGCCTGTGGCTACGTGGTACGACTTGTTTCGCGTGATCGGGCCATTGTGAATAGCATCCGGTCCAATCACAGAAATCCCGACGAAGCCGGTTTTTGCCTGGATGATTAGACAAAATCTGTGCAATGAAAAAAGCCGGGGCAACAAAGGAATTGCCCCGGCTTTTTTATGCTTGTGCTATGGGATGCATCAAGATTTTAAAGGCGATCTTGCACCATAAATTTTTGCAATGGCTGCTGTGCCAGTCGAAACGTGTAATTTCTGGTAGATTTTATTCAGGTGGGAATCTACCGTGTTCGGACTAATATAGAGGGTTTTCGCGATGTCTTTTCGCGACTGTCCTTTTGCCATTAATTCGACAATTTCCATTTCACGCTTGGATAACGCCTGTTCACTGGATACGTCAACGCCCTGGAAGAGTACGCGCATCTTTGATGCTATAGCCGGCGGCAAAATCATGCCTCCCCGACTGGCCATAGTGATTGCGTCAGTGATGTCTTTTACACTGGAAGACTTGTGTAAATAGCCAGAAGCACCTTGCTGGAGCGCATTGAAAATGTAGTCTGCTGCATCATAATCAGTAAGCATCAGGACGGCAACCCCCGTAAATTTTGCCTTTATTTTAGCAAGGCCCTCGATGCCTGTCATGTGCGTTCTTTTTTCACTACGCTTGAAGTTAATATCAAGGAGTAGCACATCCGGATAAGAATCGACACTAAAGGTGACATTTTTCCTCAACAGGGCTTCGCAATGTGGATAACTACCGGTTAAGCTCAGGTTCGTCGTGGTTTTGATAAGAAGTTCAATGCTGTTTCTGTAACTATCGTTGTCTTCAACAATACAGACGTTCAGAACTTCCCCGATTTGAACAGCTTCTTCAGGTGATTCCATCGATTTAACAGGGTTGGAGGTAGGTGCTGTTGCGGTGTAAACCATGGTTGTTTGCGTCTATTAATGAAGTTGATGTACGGGCTTTTAGCCGGTAGCAAACTGTGGTTGGTAGGCAACTCGAAAGGCATATGTTTGAGCACCTCACATAAAGTACAAAGTTATGCTACGCATTGTTATGGCTGAAACCGTCCATATTTACAGTGAGCCGCACGATAGTGCCCCTTGGCTGTTTTTTCGTGATTTCTAATTTGCCGTCAATTGACTTCGCTCGCTGTTCCATATTGTCAAGCCCATGGCCTCGATCCACAAGTTCAGGGACAAATCCGATGCCATCATCTATGACAGAAAATATGTAGGTGTTTTGTTGCTGTTTGCAGGATACCTGGATCTTGTCAGAGTGGGCGTGTCTGACTGCGTTGTGCATCGCTTCTTTAATGGTAAAAAAGATATGCCGGCGCACCTCCATGGACAACACGACATCTGATGTGGTTTCTGGAAAGTCCAGTTCCAGTTTGTCATATGGGATCGTGTCGTGTGCTACTTGCCGGATACGGTCTAACAAGTGATGCAACGTGTCGTTCTTGGTGTCGATAATCCAACTCATCTCTCGGCGCAGTGCTGAAATCCGGTTTAGCTTGCCAATAAAATTTTGTAGCTGCGATTTGATGGAGGAAGGGACTTCTTTTTGGTTAGCAAGTAAGTCCATTTCGATACCAAGGCTCCCTAGGCTGCCTCCTACGCCATCGTGGAAATCTGCAGCGAGGTCATTACGCAGTTTTTCGAGTTTCAGGGCAGCAGCGTGGGAACGCTTCGCAAGTTCAAGTACATAATTGAGGCGTATTCGAAAGCCCGTGTAGATTAGTGTACCGATAAGGAAGGTCAGTAGGAATCCAAACCAGGTTGTGCGCCAGTATGGAGGGGCAATAGTCAAGGCTTTTGAATATATATGTTTACCTTCTCTTCCAAAACTGTTTTTTGCTTTAACTTCAAGCACATAGTCATTAGGAGGGAGATCAGTGAAAGATATGACGGGCCCTTCAACGGGGACCCAGGTTGTGTCAGAACCCAGCAGTCGGTAAGAAATTTCGTTTTTCTCACTATTCACATATGAAAGCGCAGCAACCCGGAAACTGAGGGTGTTTTCGTCATAATCCAGTGCAAGATCTTGTTCCAGTGGCTGCGGCTTGTTGTTTAGCTCAAATGCCGTTACAACAACACGATGATCATTGGGCACATCGAGCGTGATGTTTTCGGGTACGAAGGTGAGCAAGCCGGCCTCGGTACCAAAATAAAACCTGCCTGATGCGCCAATGTGACAGGCGTTTGGAAAAAATATGTGATTGGGCAACCCATTTTGTTGGTATAGCTTTATAAACTGATTGCTAGGTTCGTCAAACACAGTTAATCCATTTCGCGTAGCAATCCAGGTCCGGTGTTGGGGGTCTGTCAAGGCACAAAAAACCTGTGGGTTGGATAGCTGGTCCCGGTAGGTTTTGAATTCTTCGGTATCAGGATTAAACCTGTGTAATCCGTTTGTGGTGGAAATCCAGAGGGCTCCGTGATTATCTGGAGAGATATGAGCGACTGAGTTTTCGTCTAACTGCGCTGTCTGGTCCGGGTCAAAGAAGTAAGATGTATACGTATCATTACTGGAGTCAAACTTTATCAGGCCAGCGTCCAGTGTACCTAACCATAAGAAGCCGTCTGGAGCTTCATAGATGGGCCAGATGGAAGGGCTAGGCAGTTTTTCATTATCCAAGTTATACTTCGCAAAGCGTTTGCGTCGAAAATCAACAAGCTTGTTCATGCCATTGTTATGGGTGCTGACCCATAATGAGTCTTGCTTGTCAATATGTAAGTTATAAACCCACTCGCTCCCGATGCCAAGACTATCAGAAGCATTGTACGGGATAGAGACCACCTCTTCATTCAAGCTCGGGTTGTACAATGTTATCCCCTTACCCGGTAAAGACAACCAGACATTTTTTTTATCTCGGATGATGGATCGGATACCTGGCTTGTACAGTTGCTGTGCTGTGGATGGTGAGGTTTGTGTTGCGGGTTTGCGTTGCGCGCTGAACAGGCCAACCTCTGTACCGCCGAGTAAAAGACTGGTGTCTGTATATTCTAAAATGGCGCTAACAGAAGGCTGAGGGATAAAAGATGTGTTTGCATAGAACGGGATAGTTTCAAACCCCGGGTTGTTACACGATTTGCTGATACCACCCCAGGTTGCCACCCACAGTTGTTTTTCTTTGTCTTCCATGAGTGCTGAAACCCGTCGGTCTACAATCGAAAACGAATTGCCAGGTTCGTGGTCATAACACTGGAGCGTCTCACTATCTTTGGGTAATTTGCACAGGCCCTGGTCAAAGAAAGCAATCCAAAGGTTTTGAACACTGTCCAGGTATAAGTCTAATACGTTCGTTCGAGTATCCGTTGGAAATGGTACGTTGATTTCATGGCTTGTGGTGTCTAATTGCACAACTCCGCCCTGGTTTGTACCTATCCACAGTTTGTTGGATTGTAGTAAAAGAGACTGAATAATTGAATATTGACCACCTTGGCTTGTACGGCTTTGCTTCTCTAAAAACCTGAGTGCTTGACCTGACCTAGTGTCCAAAAAATTGAGTCCATTGTTGGTGCCTATCCACACCTTGTCTGGTGATACTGGCAGAATCGAAGAGATGGTGTTTGAGCTTATAGCATGCACATTTGTGCTGTCAGACTTATAGTTTTGTACTTCATTCGTTATGAAATTGAAAGCGCAAAGTCCATCTCTTCTTGTGCCTATCCAAAGCGATTGCTCGTCTTTGGGGGGGCAAGGGCGTTCATATTAGGTGAACATGCCTGGCTAGATGAATTGGTGTTGGTGAAGTATTGTTTGAATTTTTTTGTGTCAGGATCATATCTATTAAGCCCATTCTTGGTAGCTACCCAAACATAACCCGCGTGTTCGGTGATGCCATGTGTACTTATCCAGATATTAGATATGGATGTTTTATCATTGGGGTCGTGTTTCAGGTCGTAGAGGTCTTTGCCATCGTAAAGCAGAAGGTTTGTTGTAGTGCCAATCCAGATAAACCCTTGTGAGTCTTGAAATAGTGTGCGAATAGAAGCAGAGGGTAGGTCTTCATTATTGATGGGCTGATCAAATTGATCAACTGGCATCAATTGTGCGCTGGCGATTTGCGTAAAAAAGACCGCGGCCACAGACACTAAAAATACGAATTGTACGTAACGCATTGATATAGTGAAACTTGGGGAGGGATG harbors:
- a CDS encoding acyl-CoA dehydrogenase family protein, coding for MNFSLTEDQQMLRDEIINFAKQELNKDIIERDRAQEFPKDLWLKCGEMGLQGLPVPEEYGGAGLDALSTAIALDALGYGCQDGGLSFSICAHLLACVIPIINHGTEEQKQKYLPLLSSGKLIAVNAMSEPGSGSDAYNMKSRAIKDGNGYRINGTKIWSTNGPVADLAILYAVTDPEKGYYGGTSVFLVDKETEGFSPGQKFEKMGLRTSPIGEIVLEDMWLPEEALLGGEGAGTSIFTQSMEWERVVIGAKHCGTMQRLMEKSINYAQEREAFGQKISSYEAVSNKIVDMQVRLEASRLLSYNAATRLDKARDVAIDACMTKVFVSEALVQTAMDTVQIFGGNGFTTDYEVERSLRDSIGGKIYSGTNEIQRNILAKWLGL
- a CDS encoding alpha/beta fold hydrolase — protein: MTDVSVSEKQRSTTFRNTLFGAGVLLVALIFAGRQKPVDTTIKAKSFGAELDESLRASESQYDDIIAGTEKKIVWASEAQEKTPISIVYIHGFSATRQETAPLSDTLAERFGANLFYTRLTGHGRPGEAMGEATVNDWLNDAHEALEIGRQIGEKVIVIGTSTGGTLATWLAAQEDTDGLAGVVLISPNYWLRAPGAGLMLMPWGKQILHAIQGTTYEWEPQNTDHGKYWTNSYPSSSLHEMMRLLDYVNNMELEQISVPALFVYSPNDQVVNPIEIEATFARFGSENKKLEAIEEVEDRSNHVLAGRILSPASTLPIASTISAFVAEL
- a CDS encoding PEGA domain-containing protein produces the protein MAILISGCGTLKHGGMQNLDISSNPVGAEVTVNGTEYGITPVTVELPRRNNHTISVSLAGYENFQIIVDRKWSKWAIGNILLGGPIGLIIDHSTGGMYRLDHSQIVAQLESRGMADVKVDDSTVYVTVAMEAQEDWEYIGSLAADEVTEQ
- a CDS encoding T9SS type A sorting domain-containing protein produces the protein MNTKISNRLLFVSLLLCSLVAVNAQAQEIEWAVAAQSMNEELATAVSADANYIYHAGDLDGRVIFGDGDRNETLVAGQNYVARYTHSGAVDWVAGILSDSFPLRITSMDSDPAGNVYIAGEVENGSVHTFGSGEPNEATLDSGFNATDAFIAKFSNTGAFEWVRSGGINEQNGARDIVVDKYGGSHTIGYYRTNIIFGAEGMTPAVELLSEGGELDNDLFIVKFDTHGDLVWARTAGSAIGSDTGLSIDLDHKNNIYAAGHIYRGGVFGKGTKAEKVVATQGQSDGFLARFTPTGRPIWVVTMGGASFDQASDLVNKKGKTVVVGTFNETATFGSTDGATQQLVEASFRNVFVARYNRAGELAWVNPIYQDNDFDGSRDVGYGEGSQSCVMGNHFDAATFGAGEANEVTLNSPGDADMYFACYSGNGVFQWVEPDPASLKAGTMTSDGEIIVAGGYQNNTFFGPLDPNDELLLNAGARDIFLAKYLSLPPEFGFTTEAKIQTDELKVEAQTSSFTLFGNYPNPFNPQTTIRFGLNSTAQVNLQVYDMTGRLVSTLVSGTLDAGNHEVTFEAADLPSGMYVYRLATPDAQVTRLMSLLK
- a CDS encoding response regulator transcription factor, producing the protein MVYTATAPTSNPVKSMESPEEAVQIGEVLNVCIVEDNDSYRNSIELLIKTTTNLSLTGSYPHCEALLRKNVTFSVDSYPDVLLLDINFKRSEKRTHMTGIEGLAKIKAKFTGVAVLMLTDYDAADYIFNALQQGASGYLHKSSSVKDITDAITMASRGGMILPPAIASKMRVLFQGVDVSSEQALSKREMEIVELMAKGQSRKDIAKTLYISPNTVDSHLNKIYQKLHVSTGTAAIAKIYGARSPLKS
- a CDS encoding ATP-binding protein — translated: MQLDTTSHEINVPFPTDTRTNVLDLYLDSVQNLWIAFFDQGLCKLPKDSETLQCYDHEPGNSFSIVDRRVSALMEDKEKQLWVATWGGISKSCNNPGFETIPFYANTSFIPQPSVSAILEYTDTSLLLGGTEVGLFSAQRKPATQTSPSTAQQLYKPGIRSIIRDKKNVWLSLPGKGITLYNPSLNEEVVSIPYNASDSLGIGSEWVYNLHIDKQDSLWVSTHNNGMNKLVDFRRKRFAKYNLDNEKLPSPSIWPIYEAPDGFLWLGTLDAGLIKFDSSNDTYTSYFFDPDQTAQLDENSVAHISPDNHGALWISTTNGLHRFNPDTEEFKTYRDQLSNPQVFCALTDPQHRTWIATRNGLTVFDEPSNQFIKLYQQNGLPNHIFFPNACHIGASGRFYFGTEAGLLTFVPENITLDVPNDHRVVVTAFELNNKPQPLEQDLALDYDENTLSFRVAALSYVNSEKNEISYRLLGSDTTWVPVEGPVISFTDLPPNDYVLEVKAKNSFGREGKHIYSKALTIAPPYWRTTWFGFLLTFLIGTLIYTGFRIRLNYVLELAKRSHAAALKLEKLRNDLAADFHDGVGGSLGSLGIEMDLLANQKEVPSSIKSQLQNFIGKLNRISALRREMSWIIDTKNDTLHHLLDRIRQVAHDTIPYDKLELDFPETTSDVVLSMEVRRHIFFTIKEAMHNAVRHAHSDKIQVSCKQQQNTYIFSVIDDGIGFVPELVDRGHGLDNMEQRAKSIDGKLEITKKQPRGTIVRLTVNMDGFSHNNA
- a CDS encoding two-component regulator propeller domain-containing protein encodes the protein MRYVQFVFLVSVAAVFFTQIASAQLMPVDQFDQPINNEDLPSASIRTLFQDSQGFIWIGTTTNLLLYDGKDLYDLKHDPNDKTSISNIWISTHGITEHAGYVWVATKNGLNRYDPDTKKFKQYFTNTNSSSQACSPNMNALAPPKTSNRFG